A window of Kosmotoga arenicorallina S304 contains these coding sequences:
- a CDS encoding MFS transporter, translating to MTIKEKLAFGYGDLGLSISWTIVGFYFLFYLTDIAQVNAAWAGFAILIGKIWDAFSDPLFGTFSDKTTSRYGRRRPFILGAAIPYGITFIILWTVPNWSPWLKILYSTIAFLFHTTASTAYAVPYNSLTPELAETYDERTSLNAYRMFFSILGGLIAGAVPAFVIQAFADQRFGYSVMGTIFGIIVISSPLVVFLIIKEKAAQTETGGGFDRSALKDIAKNKPFLLAVSMYFFTWTGINVVSATIIYFATYVMEREAEIGFLIGILFVSSIVFLPLWVWISGKLEKKRAYQLGMIELVLCLLFIAFFGDKLNNFWLYFAVVVTGFGVSAAHVLPFSILPDAVEYDRLISGKRREGMYYGLTTFFQKLGTSLMLFVVGLTLNAVGYKPNVPQGPEVLLAIRLLFGGLPGLLFITGILLMMPYPIDRAFQKKMLEDGGSSE from the coding sequence ATGACTATCAAAGAAAAGCTCGCTTTTGGTTATGGGGATCTCGGACTGAGTATCTCGTGGACAATTGTCGGTTTCTATTTTCTATTTTACCTGACCGATATAGCACAGGTTAATGCTGCCTGGGCTGGTTTTGCCATTTTAATCGGTAAAATATGGGATGCATTCAGTGACCCGCTCTTTGGCACATTCTCCGACAAGACAACTTCGCGATATGGTAGAAGGCGCCCGTTCATACTTGGGGCTGCTATTCCCTATGGTATCACCTTTATAATACTCTGGACTGTGCCAAATTGGTCTCCATGGCTGAAGATACTCTATTCCACAATTGCTTTCCTCTTTCATACCACAGCGAGCACTGCATATGCTGTTCCATACAACTCCCTTACACCTGAACTGGCGGAGACCTATGATGAAAGAACAAGCCTGAACGCTTATCGCATGTTCTTTTCAATTCTCGGAGGCCTGATAGCCGGCGCGGTTCCTGCCTTTGTCATCCAGGCTTTTGCCGATCAAAGATTTGGATACAGTGTAATGGGAACGATTTTTGGCATTATTGTAATCAGCTCACCCCTGGTGGTGTTTTTAATAATAAAAGAAAAAGCCGCTCAGACTGAAACAGGCGGAGGTTTTGACAGAAGCGCTTTGAAAGATATTGCAAAAAACAAGCCATTTCTTCTTGCCGTTTCCATGTATTTTTTCACGTGGACAGGAATAAATGTAGTATCAGCTACTATAATTTATTTTGCAACCTATGTAATGGAACGGGAAGCTGAAATAGGTTTCCTGATAGGCATTCTTTTTGTTTCCTCTATCGTGTTCCTTCCGCTCTGGGTTTGGATATCGGGAAAGCTGGAAAAGAAAAGAGCTTACCAGTTAGGGATGATAGAACTAGTGCTATGCCTTTTGTTTATTGCCTTTTTCGGTGACAAGCTCAACAACTTCTGGCTTTACTTTGCCGTCGTTGTTACTGGTTTTGGTGTATCAGCAGCTCATGTACTCCCCTTTTCAATTTTACCTGATGCTGTGGAATATGACCGCCTTATCTCTGGAAAAAGACGCGAAGGCATGTATTACGGCCTTACCACTTTCTTTCAGAAGCTCGGTACATCTTTAATGCTCTTTGTTGTTGGATTAACGCTAAACGCAGTGGGGTATAAGCCTAATGTCCCTCAGGGACCAGAAGTACTGCTCGCTATAAGATTGCTTTTCGGGGGCTTGCCTGGCTTATTGTTTATAACGGGAATACTTCTTATGATGCCATATCCCATTGACAGAGCCTTTCAGAAGAAAATGCTGGAAGATGGGGGGAGCTCAGAGTGA
- a CDS encoding SDR family oxidoreductase has product MNIIDHFSLNGKVAVVTGGAGYIGSAVAKALGLAGATVLVCDLKNYDEVSSNLRTKGIKSLGYYIDVSKPEVVEIISDKIKKKYEKLDILVNCAGGNLPEATTSREKSFFDLPLQEIEKVVSLNFFGGAVIPCMIFGKLISKNSDGGSIVNISSLASIRPLTRVVAYSAAKAAVNNFTQWLAVHIAMNFSPKIRVNAIAPGFFISSQNRFLLIDQNGYLTERGEKIINNIPMGRFGATEDIMGTVLWLVSNASQYVTGTVIPVDGGFSAYTGV; this is encoded by the coding sequence ATGAATATTATAGATCACTTCAGCCTCAATGGGAAAGTGGCTGTCGTAACCGGTGGTGCTGGTTATATTGGTTCTGCGGTTGCCAAGGCTCTTGGACTAGCTGGAGCTACTGTACTAGTTTGTGATCTCAAAAATTATGATGAAGTTTCTTCTAATCTGAGAACAAAAGGAATAAAATCTCTTGGGTACTATATAGATGTTTCAAAGCCTGAAGTCGTTGAGATAATTTCAGATAAAATAAAGAAAAAATATGAAAAATTGGATATTCTTGTAAATTGCGCTGGGGGAAACCTGCCAGAAGCAACTACTTCCAGAGAAAAAAGCTTTTTTGACCTCCCTTTACAAGAGATTGAAAAGGTGGTTTCCCTCAATTTTTTTGGAGGTGCAGTGATTCCATGCATGATTTTTGGAAAGCTGATCTCCAAGAATTCTGATGGTGGGTCCATTGTTAATATATCTTCATTGGCGTCAATCAGACCTTTAACAAGGGTTGTTGCATACTCAGCAGCAAAAGCTGCGGTAAATAATTTCACTCAATGGCTTGCTGTTCACATAGCTATGAATTTTTCTCCTAAAATAAGGGTAAATGCCATTGCACCGGGTTTCTTTATTAGCAGTCAGAATCGCTTTTTGCTGATTGATCAAAATGGCTATTTAACAGAGCGAGGGGAAAAAATAATAAACAACATACCCATGGGACGCTTTGGAGCTACTGAAGATATTATGGGAACTGTTTTATGGCTGGTTTCCAATGCTTCTCAATATGTTACTGGCACAGTTATTCCAGTTGATGGTGGTTTTTCAGCGTACACAGGAGTTTAA
- the gnd gene encoding phosphogluconate dehydrogenase (NAD(+)-dependent, decarboxylating), whose product MKIAILGLGRMGFNMSKRLIKNGHEVYGYDKDQEKVKLLEREGAKGIRNLSEIAKIIDSPRVVWLMLPSGVITESALEEVSQYLKPGDVVVDGSNGHYKEDKVRESKLKDKGIIYMDAGVSGGIWGYEVGYCTMVGGNKKAFEFIEPILRSLAPKEGYLYCGPSGAGHFVKMIHNGIEYAIMEAYGEGFEILKASEYSEYFKLEEVAHLWNQGSIIRSWLLELLEEAFKKDPELETIQGIVPDSGEARWTVQAAVDLGVSATGIAHSLFKRFQSRQVDVFSDKILAALRKEFGGHAVYKKGNEVRSRTAGAGPVKHADPSEEWKISNMEGN is encoded by the coding sequence ATGAAGATAGCTATTTTAGGTCTTGGGAGAATGGGATTCAATATGTCCAAAAGATTAATCAAAAACGGTCACGAAGTTTATGGTTATGATAAAGACCAAGAAAAAGTCAAATTGTTGGAAAGAGAAGGTGCAAAGGGAATAAGAAACCTTTCAGAAATAGCAAAAATTATTGATTCTCCTCGGGTAGTCTGGTTAATGTTACCTTCTGGCGTTATTACTGAAAGTGCTCTTGAGGAAGTGTCGCAGTACCTTAAACCAGGAGATGTTGTTGTGGATGGAAGCAATGGTCATTATAAAGAAGATAAAGTTCGCGAATCAAAGTTAAAAGATAAAGGAATTATCTACATGGACGCGGGTGTATCAGGCGGCATTTGGGGATATGAAGTTGGCTATTGCACCATGGTTGGAGGAAATAAAAAAGCCTTCGAATTTATTGAGCCCATTTTAAGGTCACTTGCTCCAAAAGAAGGATATCTATATTGTGGCCCTTCAGGTGCGGGACATTTTGTTAAGATGATTCACAACGGGATCGAATACGCGATTATGGAAGCCTACGGGGAAGGGTTTGAAATCCTCAAAGCTTCTGAATATTCTGAGTATTTCAAGCTTGAAGAAGTTGCGCATCTTTGGAATCAAGGAAGCATTATCCGTTCATGGCTGCTTGAATTGTTGGAAGAGGCATTTAAAAAGGATCCTGAATTGGAAACCATACAAGGGATTGTCCCCGATTCAGGAGAAGCCAGATGGACCGTTCAAGCAGCTGTCGACTTGGGAGTATCTGCAACAGGAATCGCACATTCTCTGTTTAAAAGATTTCAGTCAAGACAAGTAGATGTTTTTTCCGACAAAATCCTGGCGGCTTTAAGAAAAGAATTTGGTGGTCACGCTGTTTACAAAAAAGGCAATGAAGTAAGGTCAAGAACAGCAGGTGCAGGTCCTGTTAAACACGCTGATCCTTCAGAAGAATGGAAAATCTCGAATATGGAGGGTAATTAG
- a CDS encoding lactate racemase domain-containing protein yields the protein MDYVERKFDSISAEEIRNVLYKSFKGIGKVEKALLIHPDYTRVDFSHIIAPSLLKILKEKGLREFHTLNASGTHREMSNKEFERKLGIKKEEAIFHNHEFFKPSSLFNAGKLSRDFMKRVTYGEIDDEVNINANKLLLKSFDAIFVLSGTLPHEAAGYSGGLKAFVPGISDSNVVNFFHWAAVMVGIPEIIGKKNNLARDIINEASKIIIGKIKVPVFTINMVFDEKEKLLPKGLYIAEGYKGFLEAYEKAAKLSERIHIIKLKNPLKRVVQVIGKEYDELWTAGKGSYKLQKPGVLLPGAEVIIYAPHITKFHSNKTFDALIRKIGYHSKDYVKEFLKNNPDFNKNVAAHVINVRGPGTFDPVNNKEIFLFNIALATRITKEDCKAVGLEYLNPLAVQKFRNDNETLWIENGGKYLYEIAREEI from the coding sequence ATGGATTATGTTGAAAGAAAATTTGATTCAATTTCAGCTGAAGAAATTAGAAATGTTTTATATAAGAGCTTTAAGGGAATTGGAAAAGTAGAGAAAGCTCTACTAATTCATCCAGATTATACCAGGGTGGATTTCTCGCATATCATAGCACCTTCGTTATTGAAGATCTTAAAAGAAAAAGGTTTGAGAGAATTTCACACGCTTAATGCGAGTGGAACACATAGAGAAATGTCCAATAAAGAATTTGAAAGGAAATTAGGAATAAAAAAAGAAGAAGCTATCTTTCATAACCACGAATTTTTTAAACCCAGTTCTCTATTTAATGCAGGGAAATTATCTCGGGATTTTATGAAGAGAGTAACATATGGAGAAATAGATGACGAAGTCAACATTAATGCAAACAAGCTGCTTTTAAAAAGTTTTGACGCTATTTTCGTACTAAGTGGAACTTTGCCTCATGAGGCCGCAGGATATTCTGGAGGTTTGAAGGCTTTCGTGCCTGGTATTTCCGATTCTAATGTTGTAAATTTCTTTCACTGGGCAGCCGTAATGGTAGGGATTCCTGAAATCATCGGAAAGAAAAACAATCTTGCAAGAGACATAATCAACGAAGCATCAAAGATCATCATTGGGAAAATAAAAGTTCCGGTGTTTACCATCAATATGGTTTTTGATGAAAAGGAAAAACTCTTACCCAAGGGTCTTTATATCGCTGAAGGATATAAAGGTTTTTTAGAAGCATATGAGAAAGCCGCAAAATTAAGCGAAAGAATCCATATTATAAAACTGAAAAATCCTTTAAAACGTGTAGTACAAGTTATTGGGAAAGAATATGACGAATTGTGGACCGCAGGTAAGGGGTCTTATAAGCTTCAAAAGCCAGGAGTTCTTCTTCCTGGTGCCGAAGTTATAATTTATGCTCCTCATATAACTAAGTTTCATTCCAATAAAACTTTTGATGCTCTAATCAGGAAAATCGGTTATCACTCAAAGGACTATGTTAAAGAGTTTTTAAAAAACAATCCTGATTTCAATAAGAATGTGGCTGCTCATGTAATAAACGTGAGAGGCCCTGGTACTTTTGATCCTGTTAATAACAAAGAAATTTTTCTTTTTAATATTGCTTTAGCCACCAGGATAACAAAAGAAGATTGTAAAGCTGTTGGGTTAGAATACCTAAATCCACTAGCGGTGCAAAAGTTCAGGAATGATAATGAGACACTATGGATAGAAAACGGCGGGAAATATTTATATGAAATCGCAAGGGAGGAGATCTGA
- a CDS encoding HAD family hydrolase: MKMPVLSKEELYSQPDIQLRNFKRTKEFLVAIDTDGCVTDNMNGKQILIFHPMFLEFYNLWSIETYFRETAEYFNLFSSHRGCNRFIAIELTLKALKERMDVPQQGIPDYVFVSEYIEFAQKKGLGLGNTSMEIYINEVKHGNFSFYKLLGWSEAVNRAFPNITVKIPPFKGVRNALKLISERADIIVVSQTPYEDLVNYWHRHGIDEFITCIAGQEMGSKATHIRLLKEAGGYSSDEILMIGDAFGDLKASKINDGLFYPVIPGNEELSWEEFPRAFKLFTDKRYSGENESRLIQKFKASLPELPPWKMPGYNHVSNYKKKQELRKKLYERFNPTGRLTIL, translated from the coding sequence ATGAAAATGCCCGTATTATCAAAAGAAGAACTTTATAGCCAGCCAGATATACAACTTAGAAATTTTAAAAGAACCAAGGAATTTCTCGTAGCTATTGATACAGATGGTTGTGTAACGGATAACATGAATGGCAAGCAAATACTAATTTTTCACCCAATGTTTCTTGAATTTTACAACCTTTGGTCCATTGAAACTTATTTTAGAGAAACAGCTGAGTATTTTAATCTTTTTTCATCCCATAGAGGCTGCAATAGATTTATCGCTATTGAACTAACCCTAAAGGCTTTGAAAGAAAGGATGGATGTCCCGCAACAAGGCATCCCAGATTATGTGTTTGTCAGTGAGTATATTGAATTTGCACAAAAAAAAGGCCTTGGGCTTGGAAATACAAGTATGGAAATATACATTAATGAGGTAAAGCATGGAAACTTCAGCTTTTATAAATTATTAGGATGGAGTGAGGCTGTGAATCGAGCTTTTCCAAACATTACTGTGAAGATACCTCCTTTTAAAGGGGTTAGAAATGCTCTTAAGTTAATTTCTGAAAGGGCAGACATTATCGTTGTCTCACAGACTCCCTATGAAGATCTCGTTAATTACTGGCATCGTCACGGAATTGATGAATTTATTACCTGCATAGCTGGCCAAGAAATGGGGAGTAAAGCAACTCACATTAGGCTTCTTAAAGAAGCAGGAGGATATTCATCTGATGAAATCCTTATGATAGGAGACGCATTTGGCGATTTAAAAGCTTCCAAGATAAATGATGGGTTATTCTATCCAGTGATCCCTGGAAATGAAGAATTATCTTGGGAAGAGTTTCCACGGGCTTTTAAGCTTTTTACCGATAAAAGATATTCCGGGGAAAATGAAAGTAGATTAATCCAAAAATTCAAGGCAAGCTTGCCGGAACTTCCACCTTGGAAAATGCCAGGGTATAACCATGTTTCTAACTACAAAAAGAAACAGGAATTAAGAAAGAAACTCTATGAAAGATTCAATCCAACCGGTAGACTTACTATATTGTGA
- a CDS encoding efflux RND transporter permease subunit → MVKKFVELLSSKKRIFFAVLVLVNLFALFGVFRIKINPDITTLLPSDSPANKAYKEMEKTFNSGEQLIFVVEIPQYDDEIEKFKALRELQAQLEENDSISSVNGPAPKTIFAGLRAIKLEEITEKDIPLLKEFLSNLGELNPLIENEKQSYASFNIFLNPDTDYRKAVKEIEDIFENSGFVYYGSGNAFLQKKLVDYLLAIISIIPPLAAFLIVLVFRSQIGSTKNTILSIFPAGLGALWTIGFMGWTGKELSILTILAPIFTIIMGSADGIHFMAHFTDNLSKDRMGTVEKTLKGVGLPMIMTTLTTIAGFLSLLVTGSSAMSQLAIYASLGIGFAGIATWIFLPLVTLNIRKFQKVEPKPINTFLPAVISKLWGKKVVTFAAIYLFVAVIGFRYIVIEFNQLDFFKDSTQVARSFKKVKEINGGGIPLFAVIETTQDPLDLEIASKILEMETKLIEEGLVSKVISVYDVMSYLNKNAYNLDSPIYPKTSAIANLLFMMASRQPASPLSNFLLREEHLSRMMLFPGDLKSETLQAIKDTVTGWSNEDVQFSVVGVPYVTKEMNDSIINKQINSMLFAVAMVFVMLLLTFRNFFVSIYATIPIGITLTGMFGFMGYLHIPLNITTATMASITIGVGIDYAIHYSSYYRMKLKNNDSSKAARQAFAATSKPIIANAFGLAIGMSAMFASPLKIHMFMASLMWFTMVSSSVMTLALLPTMYSRLIRKPQ, encoded by the coding sequence ATGGTCAAAAAATTTGTTGAATTGCTTTCGAGTAAGAAAAGAATTTTCTTTGCAGTCCTTGTTTTGGTGAATTTATTTGCACTTTTTGGGGTATTTAGAATTAAGATAAATCCTGATATAACGACACTCCTTCCATCGGATTCTCCCGCGAATAAGGCATACAAAGAAATGGAAAAAACTTTTAATAGCGGCGAGCAGCTAATCTTTGTAGTAGAAATCCCCCAATATGATGATGAAATAGAAAAGTTCAAAGCCCTCAGGGAACTTCAGGCACAACTGGAAGAAAATGATTCAATTTCAAGTGTTAATGGCCCTGCTCCTAAAACTATATTCGCAGGCCTTAGAGCGATAAAGCTGGAAGAAATAACAGAAAAAGACATCCCTTTGTTGAAGGAATTTCTTTCGAATTTAGGAGAATTGAACCCATTGATTGAAAACGAAAAGCAAAGTTATGCTAGCTTCAACATCTTTCTCAATCCGGATACCGATTACCGGAAAGCCGTTAAAGAAATCGAAGATATCTTTGAAAACAGCGGCTTTGTATATTATGGCTCTGGAAACGCTTTTTTGCAAAAAAAACTTGTTGACTATCTATTGGCAATAATTTCAATTATCCCTCCATTGGCTGCTTTTCTTATTGTTCTGGTATTCAGATCACAGATTGGCTCTACCAAAAACACCATCTTGTCGATTTTCCCCGCCGGGTTGGGTGCTTTGTGGACGATCGGCTTTATGGGATGGACTGGAAAAGAGCTTTCTATACTGACTATTTTGGCTCCTATATTTACGATCATTATGGGAAGTGCTGATGGAATCCATTTCATGGCTCATTTCACGGATAACTTATCCAAAGATAGAATGGGCACAGTTGAGAAAACCTTAAAGGGTGTAGGCCTACCTATGATAATGACCACACTAACAACTATCGCAGGTTTTCTTTCATTGCTGGTTACGGGGTCCTCAGCTATGTCCCAACTGGCCATTTACGCTTCCCTGGGGATTGGCTTTGCAGGCATCGCAACCTGGATATTTTTACCGTTGGTTACCCTTAATATCAGAAAATTCCAGAAAGTCGAACCAAAACCAATAAACACCTTTCTTCCAGCAGTAATTTCAAAGCTATGGGGGAAAAAGGTGGTTACTTTTGCAGCAATTTATTTATTTGTTGCTGTAATAGGTTTCAGATATATTGTCATCGAGTTCAATCAGCTAGATTTTTTCAAGGACAGCACACAGGTAGCCAGAAGCTTTAAAAAAGTCAAAGAGATAAACGGGGGAGGAATACCTCTATTTGCGGTGATTGAAACTACACAAGATCCTCTTGACCTTGAAATAGCAAGTAAAATACTTGAAATGGAAACCAAATTAATAGAAGAGGGTCTGGTAAGCAAAGTAATTTCGGTATATGACGTTATGAGCTATCTGAACAAAAATGCCTATAACCTTGATTCGCCAATATATCCAAAAACCTCTGCGATTGCAAACTTACTCTTTATGATGGCTTCAAGACAACCTGCGAGTCCCCTTTCAAATTTCCTGTTGAGAGAAGAACATCTATCGAGAATGATGTTATTTCCAGGGGACTTAAAAAGTGAGACACTTCAAGCAATAAAGGATACCGTTACAGGCTGGAGTAACGAAGACGTTCAATTCTCTGTTGTGGGTGTGCCTTATGTCACCAAAGAAATGAATGACAGCATCATAAATAAACAGATAAACTCCATGCTTTTTGCAGTAGCAATGGTTTTTGTGATGTTGCTGCTTACATTCAGGAATTTTTTCGTTTCAATCTATGCAACAATACCTATTGGAATTACTCTAACGGGCATGTTTGGTTTTATGGGTTATCTGCACATTCCATTGAATATCACGACGGCAACGATGGCGAGTATCACTATAGGAGTAGGGATAGATTACGCAATACATTACAGTTCCTATTATAGAATGAAGCTTAAAAACAATGACTCTTCTAAGGCTGCTAGGCAGGCATTTGCAGCCACTTCAAAGCCTATAATCGCAAATGCCTTTGGACTCGCAATAGGAATGTCAGCAATGTTCGCTTCACCTTTGAAAATCCACATGTTCATGGCTTCATTGATGTGGTTTACCATGGTTTCCAGCTCTGTTATGACTCTTGCATTGTTGCCAACTATGTATTCGAGACTAATACGAAAACCTCAATAG
- a CDS encoding DNA-3-methyladenine glycosylase I: MDKIRCPWAGTDPLYVKYHDEEWGVPVHSDRIHFEFLILEGAQAGLSWSTILKRREGYRKAFSGFDPEIVADYDEDKIEELLKNSNIIRNRQKIISAINNARAFLKVQKEFGSFDSYIWSFVSGKPIVNKWKRVEEIPAYTELSVALSKDLKKRGFSFVGPTIVYAHMQAVGLVNDHLVSCFRYKEIQKFY; the protein is encoded by the coding sequence ATGGATAAGATAAGATGTCCCTGGGCTGGTACCGATCCGTTGTATGTCAAATATCACGATGAAGAATGGGGCGTTCCTGTACATTCAGACAGAATTCACTTTGAATTTTTGATTTTAGAAGGCGCCCAGGCAGGATTGAGCTGGTCGACAATTTTGAAACGTCGGGAAGGTTATCGAAAAGCCTTCAGCGGCTTCGATCCTGAGATCGTTGCTGATTACGATGAAGATAAAATTGAGGAATTGCTGAAAAATAGCAACATAATAAGAAACAGGCAAAAGATAATATCAGCGATAAACAACGCCAGAGCGTTTCTGAAAGTGCAAAAGGAATTTGGCTCTTTTGATTCCTATATCTGGAGTTTTGTTAGTGGAAAGCCCATTGTCAACAAATGGAAAAGGGTTGAAGAAATCCCGGCATATACTGAGCTTTCCGTTGCACTCAGTAAAGACTTGAAAAAGCGGGGATTCAGCTTTGTAGGGCCCACTATCGTTTATGCTCATATGCAGGCAGTTGGGCTGGTAAATGACCATCTTGTAAGCTGTTTCAGATACAAAGAAATTCAGAAATTCTATTGA
- a CDS encoding diphosphate--fructose-6-phosphate 1-phosphotransferase: protein MDRPNAVIAQSGGPTSVINASIHGAINEFLKSNEVNKVYGARMGILGVLREELIDISAQDAIEIEKLSNTPSAGVLGSCRYKIRSQEDMDRIVEVFKAHNVSYFLYCGGEDSMDTANKIAKLAKQKGLDLTAVGIPKTIDNDLGGKLNDRNTFDLCDHDPGYGSVARNTAINILEANEENKASYTSDPVLIIGVMGRKIGFIPAAARLADPKREMPLLIVLPESLTGNPKENLEFLNEKVNEKLKEAKRCIVVIGEGVNLGDLDILKDSFGHSQFSAAGKTTEQLLSNYLNGLDRKDVSGKAKSRLIVPGIARYEKPGTRQRREIAYVSPVDLRESYEVGKKAAKLALERKSGYMASIIRNHGNSYEVSYDAVPIEKVANTGRCFPSEWISESKVDVTDEFVKWAMPLIGENLPVFSKFKEIYAKKVCRSYTPFGFRGE, encoded by the coding sequence ATGGATAGGCCAAATGCTGTGATTGCTCAGTCCGGTGGCCCTACAAGTGTAATCAATGCAAGTATACATGGAGCAATTAATGAGTTTCTTAAATCAAACGAGGTAAATAAAGTCTATGGAGCAAGAATGGGTATATTAGGAGTACTTCGTGAGGAGTTAATAGATATCTCTGCTCAAGATGCTATTGAAATTGAGAAACTTTCGAACACCCCTTCAGCCGGAGTTCTTGGAAGCTGTAGGTATAAGATCAGAAGCCAAGAAGACATGGATAGAATAGTAGAAGTTTTCAAAGCTCATAATGTAAGTTATTTTCTTTATTGTGGTGGCGAAGATTCTATGGATACCGCTAACAAAATAGCAAAATTAGCTAAGCAAAAAGGGCTTGATCTAACAGCAGTGGGCATCCCAAAGACAATCGATAACGATCTTGGAGGCAAATTGAATGATAGGAACACCTTTGATCTTTGTGATCATGATCCTGGCTATGGAAGCGTTGCTAGAAATACTGCTATCAATATACTGGAAGCAAATGAAGAAAATAAGGCATCTTACACAAGTGATCCTGTTTTGATTATTGGAGTAATGGGAAGAAAAATAGGGTTCATTCCAGCAGCTGCAAGACTTGCGGATCCAAAAAGGGAAATGCCTCTATTAATAGTCCTTCCTGAATCTTTAACAGGAAATCCGAAAGAAAATTTAGAATTCTTGAACGAAAAAGTCAACGAAAAACTAAAGGAAGCGAAACGATGTATAGTCGTAATAGGTGAAGGTGTAAACCTAGGGGATTTGGATATTCTTAAAGATAGTTTTGGGCATTCACAGTTTAGTGCAGCGGGAAAAACCACGGAACAACTTCTTTCCAATTACCTGAACGGTCTTGATAGAAAAGACGTTTCAGGGAAAGCAAAAAGTCGATTGATTGTCCCAGGTATTGCAAGATATGAAAAACCCGGCACAAGGCAAAGAAGAGAAATTGCCTATGTTTCCCCTGTTGATCTTAGAGAAAGTTATGAAGTAGGCAAAAAAGCAGCAAAGCTAGCTCTTGAAAGAAAAAGTGGATATATGGCTTCGATTATCAGAAATCATGGTAATTCTTACGAAGTAAGCTATGATGCCGTTCCAATAGAAAAGGTAGCAAATACTGGGAGGTGTTTCCCTTCTGAATGGATAAGTGAAAGCAAAGTTGATGTAACAGATGAATTCGTTAAATGGGCAATGCCTCTCATTGGGGAAAATCTCCCCGTCTTTTCTAAGTTTAAAGAAATTTATGCCAAAAAAGTATGCCGTTCCTATACTCCTTTTGGATTTAGAGGGGAGTGA
- a CDS encoding M24 family metallopeptidase — MMVKLKAFFHERINKLREEILIPGKAKGLLISRSDNFSWLTFGARNHITLNTVEGVASLLITEDSVILLTDNIEKERLKSEEFYSDIWDELEIIEYNWWEGEEKLLSQLSIASAKELISDTGRYDTLNLNSRIAPFRYTLVEPEIETYRQLGKDCDEIFWELMPKLSPENTELEVQGMFYEALAKKGIEPLLTIVFGEDSSTRYRHNLSRNISIGKRVFVSICARKHGLVVSSTRSALFDVNAEITEQHRKNCYVDAVAIVNSLPGKRLSQIFLEIKRAYEAAGYDGEWKLHHQGGLAGYNPRELVASDFVDHILAKGNAVAWNPTITGTKSEDTVIVGEVPEIISFPQNSHWPAVELRVNDLTIRRPDIIVL; from the coding sequence ATGATGGTGAAATTGAAGGCATTTTTTCATGAAAGAATCAACAAATTACGAGAAGAAATCCTCATTCCGGGAAAAGCTAAAGGACTGCTAATAAGCCGCAGCGATAATTTTTCATGGTTAACCTTCGGGGCAAGAAACCACATAACACTCAACACTGTCGAAGGTGTCGCTTCTCTATTAATAACCGAGGATTCGGTAATTTTGTTGACAGACAACATCGAAAAAGAAAGGCTAAAGAGTGAAGAATTTTACAGTGATATCTGGGATGAATTGGAAATTATCGAATATAACTGGTGGGAAGGGGAAGAAAAGTTACTTTCACAGCTTTCTATTGCTTCAGCAAAAGAGCTCATTTCCGATACTGGCAGATATGATACTTTGAACCTCAACTCCAGGATTGCTCCCTTTAGATATACGCTTGTAGAGCCTGAGATTGAAACTTATAGGCAGCTGGGAAAAGATTGTGATGAGATCTTCTGGGAGCTGATGCCAAAATTATCCCCGGAAAATACAGAGCTCGAAGTCCAGGGAATGTTTTATGAAGCCCTTGCCAAAAAAGGTATTGAGCCTCTCTTAACGATAGTTTTCGGTGAAGACAGCTCAACGCGATACAGGCATAATCTTTCCAGAAATATCTCAATAGGAAAAAGGGTTTTTGTGAGTATATGCGCCCGAAAACACGGTCTTGTGGTTTCATCGACAAGATCGGCGCTTTTTGATGTGAATGCTGAAATCACGGAGCAGCACAGGAAAAATTGTTATGTAGATGCCGTTGCTATAGTTAATTCGCTGCCGGGGAAACGCCTATCTCAAATATTTTTAGAGATAAAAAGAGCATATGAAGCGGCTGGTTATGATGGTGAATGGAAACTCCATCACCAGGGAGGCCTTGCGGGTTATAATCCGCGAGAGCTTGTGGCATCTGATTTTGTGGATCATATTTTGGCAAAGGGAAATGCTGTTGCCTGGAATCCAACAATCACGGGTACCAAGTCCGAAGATACAGTCATAGTAGGTGAGGTCCCGGAGATAATTTCATTCCCACAAAATAGCCATTGGCCTGCTGTGGAGCTAAGGGTTAACGATTTAACTATCAGAAGGCCCGATATAATTGTGCTTTAG